Genomic segment of Cryomorphaceae bacterium:
GCGGTACTTGGTAAAGCGTATAAACCTGAAAAGTTACGGTTGCAGGCTGGGCGCGGCAAGGCTATTAGCTTTGAGGTGGCAGCTGAGGGGAGGATTGAAGTTCTTAAGGAAGGAGAACTGATAGGAACAGAGAATGTGCTGGGTATGATTGAGGGTTCATCCTTGAAAGATGAATATCTGATTTTAACCGCTCATTATGACCACTTGGGTATGCAAGGCGACGATGTATACAACGGAGCAGACGACGATGGTTCTGGAACTGTTGCATTGATGGAAATGGCAAGAGTACTCGCTGAGGCGAGAGACCAGGGTTATGTTCCGATGCGATCTGTGGTTTTCCTTGCGGTATCAGGAGAGGAAAAGGGATTGCTGGGTTCGGATTATTACACGCGAAATCCGGTGTATCCCCTGGAGCAAACCGTGGCAAATCTCAACGTTGATATGATCGGTCGGAATGATGACCGATACGAACCAGATAGTCGCTATGTCTATTTAATTGGCTCGGATAAGTTAAGTTCGGTGCTGCACGAGATAAGTGAAAAAACCAATGAGGAGTGTTGCAATATTACGCTTGATTATAAGTACAATGACCCCAATGATCCCAACAGGTTTTACTATCGCTCAGACCACTACAATTTCATCAAGAACGATATTCCGGCTATCTTTTACTTCAGTGGGGTGCATGAAGATTATCACAAGCCCGGAGACACTGCCGACAAGATACAATATGGAAAGATGCGGGATGTGGTGGCTCTGATTTTTAATACCGCATGGAGCATTGCCAATACCCGCAGAGAAATAACAGTTGACGTGGTGGACGCCCCGTGATTGCTATTCAGCTGTAAGCTCAGCAACAATGGCGGCAATCCCGGAGGTGTATTGCTGGTACAGTTCTGCAGTGCCTGGTCCGGTAAAGCCCGAAGTGGCGTAGCGCAACCTTCCTTTCTTATCAATAAACATGGTGGTTGGATAGGCATCTACCGACTGAATCATGGGGAACCTTTCTGTGGCGAATGATTTCTGAGCGGGACCGCCGTAGTATGATGCAAAAGGAATATTGAAATTTTGAAAAAGACGCTTGATTTTAGCTTCGCATACGGCAAGTTCCGTATCGTATTCAAACGCAACAGGAATGACTTCAAACGCGTTCTCAAATCGAAGTTCAGTTAAAAATCGTAATTCATCGTGGCAGTTCGGACACCAACTGCCAAACAGGGTAACGATGGTCACTTTGTCTTTGAAATATTCTTCGTTGAACTCAACCTCCTCACCATTCCAGCGGGAGGCCGAGAATTGCATGGGTTGATTTTCCACCAAGGGAGACTGTTTAATTGCTCCAAGCTCGGAGCCGTTTGTTTTGGGTCGTCCTACCCATGTCATAGGTGGGTTATTGGTGCTCATGAAGGTGCCGAGAATGGAATCACCGGAGAATGAAGCGTCAAAAAGATACAAGTATCTGCCATCGAATTTAGTGAGCCAGAAACCGTCGCGGGTGGTTAGTCCTTCAAGGTAGCGATAATCTCCCGTGGGCGTGAGGAAAGTCCCGCCCGCATATTCATCGCCCAGTTGAAATTGTCCTACGGCATTCCAGCTATTGGGCTCCTTTGGCCTGAAAACAACCTCGAAGAAAGCAGATGGATTGTGAGCGACTTTAGCTCTTGATGCGGGTTGAGCGGTGAACGGAAGTCTTATCGTGCCGCAGTCGCGATGCCATTGGCCTGTAATATGTACAGCATCTTGTTGCACAAAAGATATGGTGCCCCCGTAGTGCGGAAAGGTGAACCATGCGGTATCATTTTGTACTGCTGACTTTTCCAGAACGATTCGTTCTTCGCCATTAACAATGGTGAATGTGTCGTTGGTCCGCGTAAACCGAAACGGTACATCACCGTGGTCTGTATGCATGATGGCCAACCAGGCGGTAGCGCGTACATCCTCATGCTTCATGCTGGGGCTGCAAGCAACGAGCGCTAAAACGAGGAAACCAAAAGCGAAATACCGTTTCACGCTCCGAATGTAATGAAGCTCAAAAAAATTGTAGCAAGCGGTTTTGCAGGAAAATACGATTCCTACAAGTCGAACTGGATACCTTGAGCAAGAGGAAGGTTGTCGGAATAGTTGATGGTATTGGTTTGACGACGCATATAGATTTTCCATGAATCAGAACCGGATTCGCGTCCTCCACCGGTGTCCTTTTCTCCTCCAAAAGCACCACCTATTTCAGCACCGCTGGTACCGATGTTCA
This window contains:
- a CDS encoding M28 family peptidase, producing MKKWFCLGVYTLALVAVGAAQPFDTTGTHYGKNIHVDSLRKYLEVIASDEFEGRETGKKGQKMAAHYIAGHFERLGLQKPNDSTYYQPFNVKEVRIDGGSIIVGGKTFSFFSDFYFYEPLAARGLRNFKSLHFLGYGVDDSLYSDYATIAKVPETAIIWEGEPVKADGDFLLTGSELNTDWSKDFSKKLDAARNRGVRNLLIVNEDFGKAMKRMGFYLTMPRMTLPKENGKEPDMSVFYISPSMAKAVLGKAYKPEKLRLQAGRGKAISFEVAAEGRIEVLKEGELIGTENVLGMIEGSSLKDEYLILTAHYDHLGMQGDDVYNGADDDGSGTVALMEMARVLAEARDQGYVPMRSVVFLAVSGEEKGLLGSDYYTRNPVYPLEQTVANLNVDMIGRNDDRYEPDSRYVYLIGSDKLSSVLHEISEKTNEECCNITLDYKYNDPNDPNRFYYRSDHYNFIKNDIPAIFYFSGVHEDYHKPGDTADKIQYGKMRDVVALIFNTAWSIANTRREITVDVVDAP
- a CDS encoding TlpA family protein disulfide reductase, with the translated sequence MENLYASSNQYHQLFRQPSSCSRYPVRLVGIVFSCKTACYNFFELHYIRSVKRYFAFGFLVLALVACSPSMKHEDVRATAWLAIMHTDHGDVPFRFTRTNDTFTIVNGEERIVLEKSAVQNDTAWFTFPHYGGTISFVQQDAVHITGQWHRDCGTIRLPFTAQPASRAKVAHNPSAFFEVVFRPKEPNSWNAVGQFQLGDEYAGGTFLTPTGDYRYLEGLTTRDGFWLTKFDGRYLYLFDASFSGDSILGTFMSTNNPPMTWVGRPKTNGSELGAIKQSPLVENQPMQFSASRWNGEEVEFNEEYFKDKVTIVTLFGSWCPNCHDELRFLTELRFENAFEVIPVAFEYDTELAVCEAKIKRLFQNFNIPFASYYGGPAQKSFATERFPMIQSVDAYPTTMFIDKKGRLRYATSGFTGPGTAELYQQYTSGIAAIVAELTAE